In Ailuropoda melanoleuca isolate Jingjing chromosome 4, ASM200744v2, whole genome shotgun sequence, the following proteins share a genomic window:
- the RAB11B gene encoding ras-related protein Rab-11B, producing the protein MGTRDDEYDYLFKVVLIGDSGVGKSNLLSRFTRNEFNLESKSTIGVEFATRSIQVDGKTIKAQIWDTAGQERYRAITSAYYRGAVGALLVYDIAKHLTYENVERWLKELRDHADSNIVIMLVGNKSDLRHLRAVPTDEARAFAEKNNLSFIETSALDSTNVEEAFKNILTGGHRAWLGPW; encoded by the exons ATGGGGACCCGGGACGACGAGTACGACTACCTATTCAAAG TGGTGCTCATTGGGGACTCGGGCGTGGGGAAGAGCAACCTGCTATCACGCTTCACCCGCAACGAGTTCAACCTGGAGAGCAAGAGCACCATCGGCGTGGAATTTGCCACCCGCAGCATCCAGGTGGACGGCAAGACCATCAAGGCGCAGATCTGGGACACCGCCGGCCAGGAGCGCTACCGTGCCATCACCTCCGC GTACTACCGCGGCGCAGTGGGCGCGCTGCTCGTGTATGACATCGCCAAGCACCTGACCTACGAGAACGTGGAGCGCTGGCTGAAGGAGCTGAGGGACCACGCCGACAGCAACATCGTCATCATGCTGGTGGGCAACAAGAGTGACCTGCGCCACCTGCGGGCCGTGCCCACTGACGAGGCTCGTGCCTTTGCAG AAAAGAACAACTTGTCTTTCATTGAGACCTCAGCCTTGGATTCTACCAACGTCGAGGAAGCTTTCAAGAACATCCTCACAGgtgggcacagggcctggctggggCCATGGTAA